A stretch of Myxococcus hansupus DNA encodes these proteins:
- a CDS encoding ABC transporter ATP-binding protein yields the protein MLALVRRVGMAVRPVVSVLRRASPRVAVAVGVLQLLAGAATTATLLLGTEVLGRLLAQAPGFTQPREVLGPLLLLGLMLLVKLGLDSATTMAGAYLAPRVHRVAEEALFRVSLDVELACFDDPAFYDRLHRAKDRGLMHLEGATTALVEAGSALFAVGGAALALLWLHPLLVPLLVVALLPEGWAALHAARLQYGGMATTISLTRQVQMMAELATQRESAPEIRAHQAQDYVLAEYRDSAVALQDHLVRLGLVGARAALVGRLLSGLGLMATFVALGMMLHAQWLGLAVAGTAVMAIRSASTALSQLMVTMHGLFEKGLYISDYREFIEQSTSRVRPPTSVEAPARPGRIELRNVSFQYPGQEGRFALRDISLSLEAGQSIALVGENGSGKSTLARLLGGLYHPSAGRIAWDGVDVTTLTPDSVADRVVMVLQDPIRWPRSARDNVRLGRHLREDVDSRALLEAAEQARAHEVIDTLPRGWETLLSRQFLGGQDLSGGQWQRLAVARGLYRDAPLVILDEPTAPLDAKAEHAVYESLRKLAKGRTVVLITHRLASVRNADRIYFLERGALVEQGRHEDLMRENGRYAELYRLQTKLHGLDDDTN from the coding sequence ATGCTGGCGCTCGTGCGGCGTGTGGGCATGGCGGTGCGGCCCGTGGTGTCGGTGCTGCGCCGTGCCTCGCCCCGGGTCGCCGTGGCCGTCGGAGTCCTTCAGTTGCTCGCGGGCGCGGCGACGACGGCGACCCTGCTTCTGGGAACGGAGGTGCTGGGGCGCCTGCTGGCCCAGGCGCCGGGTTTCACGCAGCCACGCGAGGTGCTCGGGCCCCTGCTGTTGCTGGGCTTGATGTTGCTCGTGAAGCTGGGCCTGGACTCGGCCACGACGATGGCGGGAGCGTACCTGGCGCCCCGGGTGCACCGGGTCGCGGAGGAGGCGCTGTTCCGGGTCAGCCTCGACGTGGAGCTGGCGTGCTTTGATGACCCGGCTTTCTATGACCGGCTGCACCGCGCGAAGGACCGGGGGCTGATGCACCTGGAAGGCGCGACCACGGCCTTGGTGGAGGCGGGCAGCGCGTTGTTCGCAGTGGGAGGCGCGGCACTGGCCCTGCTGTGGCTGCACCCGCTGCTGGTGCCACTGCTCGTGGTGGCGCTGCTGCCCGAGGGCTGGGCGGCACTCCACGCGGCGAGGCTTCAGTACGGGGGCATGGCGACGACCATCTCCCTCACTCGTCAGGTGCAGATGATGGCGGAGCTCGCCACCCAGCGAGAGTCCGCGCCGGAGATTCGCGCCCATCAAGCGCAGGACTACGTCCTGGCCGAGTACCGGGACAGCGCCGTGGCGCTGCAGGACCATCTGGTCCGCCTGGGGCTCGTTGGCGCGCGGGCGGCGCTGGTGGGCCGGCTGCTGTCAGGGCTGGGGCTGATGGCGACCTTCGTCGCGCTGGGCATGATGCTCCACGCGCAGTGGCTGGGGTTGGCCGTCGCGGGCACGGCGGTGATGGCGATTCGGAGCGCCAGCACGGCGCTGAGCCAGTTGATGGTGACGATGCACGGGCTGTTCGAGAAGGGCCTGTACATCAGCGACTACCGCGAGTTCATCGAGCAGTCGACGTCACGCGTCCGTCCCCCCACGAGCGTGGAGGCGCCAGCGCGGCCCGGCCGCATCGAGCTTCGAAACGTCAGCTTCCAGTACCCGGGACAGGAGGGGCGGTTCGCGTTGCGCGACATCTCCTTGTCCCTGGAGGCGGGGCAGAGCATCGCCCTGGTGGGCGAGAATGGTTCGGGCAAGAGCACCCTGGCCCGGTTGTTGGGCGGGCTCTACCACCCGAGCGCGGGCCGCATCGCCTGGGACGGCGTGGACGTGACCACGTTGACGCCCGACAGCGTGGCGGACCGTGTCGTGATGGTGTTGCAGGACCCCATCCGCTGGCCTCGCAGCGCGCGCGACAACGTCCGACTGGGCCGGCATCTGCGGGAGGACGTCGACTCGCGAGCGCTGCTCGAAGCCGCCGAGCAGGCCCGAGCGCATGAGGTCATCGACACGCTGCCTCGGGGCTGGGAGACGCTGCTCTCTCGGCAGTTCCTCGGCGGGCAGGACCTCTCCGGTGGACAGTGGCAGCGCCTCGCCGTGGCGCGAGGGCTGTACCGGGACGCGCCGCTGGTCATCCTGGACGAGCCGACCGCGCCCCTGGATGCGAAGGCGGAGCACGCCGTCTACGAGTCCCTCCGGAAGCTGGCCAAAGGCCGCACGGTGGTGCTCATCACGCATCGACTCGCGAGCGTCCGCAACGCCGACCGCATCTACTTCCTGGAGCGCGGCGCCCTGGTGGAGCAGGGGCGTCACGAGGATTTGATGCGGGAGAATGGCCGTTACGCCGAGCTCTACCGGCTTCAGACGAAGCTGCACGGACTGGACGATGACACGAACTGA
- a CDS encoding PPC domain-containing protein → MRNIVGTFFTTLGLACAVVACHGEPPTHTEARPLAGPEQKPAQPLVQRSAVSCTNPIPLSNGTPVGDVAAAADDWSCTYTLTVSGQVTRLEFVTSGGTGDGDLFVKHGSAPTTGSFTCKSTGYDNNERCVITNVREGTYYVRMLGYTEVAGVTLTGTYSPVGAPSCDSTHALANGTPVDGISAPSGNYSCIYTLEVPAGASDLRFNLSGGTGDGSLLMKYGSVPNGSSFDCRSVTAGTNTESCRIMTPQAGTYYVRVQGNTAVSGARLVGSYFQSNSCDDVVALANGTPAVNVSGAIHNWSCIYTLDVAPGASDLRFVTSGGTGDSDLYVKYGSVPTVYSRDCESTGSGTQESCVIPEPRAGTYYVRMLGHSAFSGVNLTASYTPECTSVFPLAQNTPTGGIGALGKRWSCIYALEVPERATDLKFVTSGGTGNGDLYVRFGAVPDSSAHDCKSTGTTSSETCTIPVAQAGTYYVRMHAPTTTFSGVNLTNSYTLGKPVGCTGTNALSNGTPEGGVGAAGNDWSCLYTLEVPQGASNVRFVTSGGTGNGDLYVKRGAPASDVSFDCKSTGGTNSETCSIPAAQPGTYYVRMHGAAAFSGVSLTGSYTSLNPTGCTSVVALSNGAPASGVGASAGTWSCHYTLDVPAGASNLKFTTSGGSGDSDLYVRFGAAPEISAHDCRSATGTSETCTIPLAQVGTYHVRLYGYTSFTGVNLTASYTSTALASGVPVTALSGSVGSWSPIYTLEVPAGATNLQFVTAGGTGDNNLYVKHGAPPSDTSYDCRSMGSGTSETCAISTVRAGTYYVRVHGASPYAGVSLTGSYTPPVPPVCTGIIPLANGTTSAHFSAAAGSWSCTYALEVPVGAGSVRFATSGGSGNGDLYVRYGAAPDSSTYDCRSAGGSTAEACTFPAAQAGTYYVRVHGASAFSGARLTATYVPMGCHADLANGVPVNDLHVGANAWSCLYALDVPVGASNLKFVTSGGTGNASLFVRHGSAPDGSTFDCKSSGVTSSETCTIPRARAGTYYVRLFGASAFSGVNLTGSYSASDCGRGLSNGVPLEGLHGSAGTWSCTYALDVPEGAADLKFETEGLAAGAAIFVRHGVAPDSSTYDCKSTGFAPRETCRIPQARAGTYYVRLYGDRDFAGTRLKGSYVPAIPLTNGTPEENISGEGWSWSSVYTLEVPAGATQLKFVTRGGSGNSDLYVRFDATPSSTTVYDCQSAGSTTSETCTIQLPLPGTYHARLYGAAAFSGVELTGSYTDTNPVPPGNDTCDTAEALVFDGEGVARAQGDTTLAGNSNTSGDASPSCSPTARASGNDVVYRLTLTESRSIQVTVTPWDTRLAPVVYLRDSGSCASPSTATELACGATVADTSGPAELFYPELPPGEYFLWVDGGAYRSSGGPASFGRFGLRVELHEPVLPPANETCETAQPLVFEHGVARVTGDTRNASNDHHATCGSSGPLRGRDAAYVYTLSETQDVFIELTATQPYPDWTPVLYTGALRSCVQSPTGVTCDANRQAYRRFRRQAAGTYVIWVDGLTDADAGSFELKVTTHTPSRNDTCATAKALVFNAAGDAFERGDTTYASDSGPTAGEPSCGTFGLSGNDLVYTVTVPPGLPQQLSFVVEPTIDSYLIPYIYLRSVCSTTRLSDQLTCATTPALAYQQSVGTAVARLEPGTYFLYVDSRGYEGAFNLYVHMGAPNDTCGTARPVELASDAMPGVAASNIGMTNDYGPGSANPYGGTCANTGSATVDSVYAFTAPATGTYHVEGGGVRLLGETCAPSVCSESPIFEATEGQTYYFVLDHGTGSTTTGAAKVRVREYPWW, encoded by the coding sequence TTGAGAAACATTGTCGGGACGTTCTTCACCACCCTTGGGCTCGCATGCGCGGTGGTCGCATGTCACGGCGAGCCACCCACTCACACCGAGGCGCGGCCCCTGGCCGGGCCCGAGCAAAAGCCAGCCCAACCCCTTGTCCAGCGCTCCGCGGTGAGCTGCACCAACCCCATTCCCCTCAGCAATGGCACACCCGTCGGTGACGTCGCCGCGGCAGCCGATGATTGGTCCTGCACCTATACCCTGACCGTGTCAGGGCAAGTCACCCGTCTCGAATTCGTCACCAGCGGGGGCACGGGCGACGGTGACCTGTTCGTCAAACATGGCTCCGCCCCCACCACGGGCTCCTTCACCTGTAAGTCCACGGGCTACGACAACAACGAGCGCTGCGTCATCACCAACGTTCGGGAGGGGACCTACTACGTCCGGATGCTCGGCTATACCGAGGTCGCCGGTGTCACCCTCACAGGTACGTACAGTCCCGTCGGCGCGCCGAGCTGCGATAGCACCCACGCGCTCGCCAATGGCACGCCCGTGGACGGAATCAGTGCCCCCTCGGGGAACTATTCCTGCATCTACACGCTGGAGGTGCCCGCGGGTGCCTCCGACCTCCGCTTCAACCTGTCCGGGGGCACGGGGGATGGCTCGCTGCTGATGAAGTACGGTTCCGTGCCCAACGGCAGCTCATTCGACTGCAGGTCCGTGACGGCGGGCACCAACACCGAGAGCTGCCGCATCATGACACCCCAGGCCGGCACGTATTACGTGCGGGTCCAGGGGAATACCGCGGTCTCCGGCGCCCGCCTGGTGGGCTCGTATTTCCAGTCCAACAGTTGCGACGACGTCGTCGCGCTCGCCAACGGCACGCCCGCGGTCAACGTCAGCGGGGCCATTCACAACTGGTCCTGCATCTACACGCTGGACGTCGCGCCGGGCGCGTCTGACCTCCGGTTCGTCACCAGCGGGGGCACGGGGGACAGCGACCTCTATGTGAAGTACGGCTCCGTGCCGACCGTCTATTCGCGTGACTGTGAGTCGACGGGCTCCGGCACCCAGGAGAGTTGCGTCATTCCAGAGCCGCGAGCGGGCACCTACTACGTGAGAATGCTGGGGCACTCCGCGTTCTCGGGCGTCAACCTGACGGCCTCGTACACGCCGGAGTGCACCAGTGTCTTTCCTCTCGCGCAGAACACACCGACGGGCGGTATCGGCGCGCTGGGGAAGCGCTGGTCCTGCATCTACGCCCTGGAGGTGCCAGAGCGGGCGACGGACCTGAAGTTCGTCACCAGCGGGGGGACGGGGAACGGGGACCTGTACGTGAGGTTCGGCGCGGTGCCAGACAGCAGCGCGCATGACTGCAAGTCCACGGGCACCACCTCCAGTGAGACCTGCACCATCCCCGTGGCCCAGGCCGGCACCTATTACGTGCGCATGCATGCCCCCACCACGACCTTCTCCGGCGTCAACCTGACGAACTCCTACACACTCGGCAAGCCTGTCGGGTGTACCGGCACCAATGCCCTGTCCAACGGCACGCCGGAAGGCGGCGTCGGTGCGGCTGGCAATGACTGGTCGTGTCTCTACACCCTGGAGGTTCCGCAGGGCGCGAGCAACGTCCGGTTCGTCACCAGCGGAGGGACGGGCAATGGCGACCTGTACGTGAAGCGTGGCGCTCCCGCGAGCGACGTGTCGTTTGACTGCAAGTCGACCGGAGGCACCAACAGCGAGACGTGCTCCATCCCCGCGGCGCAACCGGGCACCTACTACGTGCGGATGCATGGCGCCGCGGCGTTCTCCGGCGTCAGCCTGACGGGCTCGTACACCTCGCTGAACCCGACGGGGTGCACCAGCGTCGTCGCCCTGTCCAACGGCGCGCCTGCGAGCGGCGTCGGCGCGTCCGCGGGGACCTGGTCCTGCCACTACACCCTGGACGTCCCTGCTGGTGCGTCCAACCTCAAGTTCACGACCAGCGGTGGCTCGGGCGACAGCGACCTGTATGTGCGGTTCGGCGCCGCTCCGGAAATCAGCGCTCATGACTGCAGGTCGGCGACGGGCACCAGTGAGACGTGCACCATTCCGCTGGCGCAGGTGGGCACCTACCATGTGCGGTTGTATGGCTACACCAGCTTCACCGGCGTCAACCTGACGGCCTCCTACACCTCCACCGCGCTCGCCAGCGGCGTGCCGGTGACGGCGTTGAGTGGGTCGGTGGGGAGCTGGTCGCCCATCTACACCCTGGAAGTCCCGGCGGGAGCCACGAACCTCCAGTTCGTCACGGCCGGCGGGACGGGAGACAACAACCTCTACGTGAAGCACGGCGCCCCGCCGAGCGATACCTCGTACGACTGCCGTTCCATGGGCAGTGGCACGAGCGAGACGTGTGCCATCTCCACGGTGCGGGCGGGCACCTACTACGTGCGGGTTCACGGAGCCTCGCCCTACGCGGGAGTCAGCTTGACGGGCTCGTACACGCCGCCCGTGCCGCCTGTCTGCACGGGAATCATTCCCCTCGCCAATGGCACCACCTCGGCTCATTTCAGCGCGGCGGCCGGTAGCTGGTCCTGCACCTACGCCCTGGAGGTTCCGGTGGGCGCGGGCAGCGTGCGCTTCGCCACGAGTGGAGGCTCGGGCAATGGTGACTTGTACGTGAGATATGGCGCCGCGCCGGACAGCAGCACGTATGACTGCAGGTCCGCGGGCGGCTCCACGGCCGAGGCGTGCACCTTCCCGGCGGCCCAGGCGGGCACGTATTACGTGCGCGTGCATGGGGCCAGCGCCTTCTCGGGCGCGCGACTGACGGCCACCTACGTCCCCATGGGCTGCCATGCGGACCTCGCGAACGGCGTGCCGGTGAACGACCTCCATGTGGGCGCCAACGCGTGGTCCTGCCTCTACGCCTTGGACGTCCCAGTCGGGGCCAGCAACCTCAAGTTCGTCACGAGCGGGGGCACCGGGAATGCGTCGCTGTTCGTGCGGCACGGCTCGGCGCCCGACGGCAGCACTTTCGACTGCAAATCCTCGGGCGTGACTTCCAGTGAGACCTGCACCATCCCTCGGGCGCGGGCGGGCACGTACTATGTGCGGCTGTTCGGTGCCAGCGCGTTCTCGGGCGTCAACCTGACGGGCTCGTACAGCGCCAGTGACTGCGGCCGGGGGCTGTCGAATGGCGTGCCGCTGGAGGGGCTCCACGGAAGCGCCGGCACGTGGTCCTGCACGTACGCCCTCGACGTGCCGGAGGGGGCGGCCGACCTCAAGTTCGAAACGGAAGGGCTCGCGGCGGGCGCGGCCATTTTTGTGCGGCACGGCGTCGCGCCGGACAGCAGCACGTATGACTGCAAGTCCACGGGGTTTGCCCCTCGCGAGACGTGCCGCATCCCTCAAGCACGCGCGGGGACGTATTACGTGCGGCTGTACGGCGACAGGGACTTCGCGGGCACCCGACTCAAGGGCTCGTACGTCCCCGCCATCCCACTGACCAACGGCACGCCGGAGGAGAACATCAGTGGGGAGGGTTGGAGCTGGTCGTCGGTGTACACCCTGGAGGTGCCTGCGGGAGCGACCCAGCTCAAGTTCGTCACGCGCGGCGGCTCGGGCAACAGCGACCTGTATGTGAGGTTCGACGCCACGCCGAGCAGTACCACCGTGTATGACTGTCAGTCGGCGGGGAGCACCACCAGCGAGACCTGCACCATCCAACTGCCGCTGCCTGGAACCTACCACGCACGGTTGTATGGCGCCGCGGCCTTCTCGGGGGTGGAGTTGACGGGCTCGTACACCGACACGAACCCCGTACCTCCCGGCAACGACACCTGCGACACGGCGGAGGCGCTCGTCTTCGACGGCGAGGGTGTCGCCCGCGCTCAGGGAGACACGACGCTGGCTGGGAACAGCAACACGAGCGGGGACGCCTCTCCGTCCTGTTCGCCGACCGCCAGGGCCTCTGGCAACGACGTCGTCTACCGGCTGACGTTGACGGAGTCTCGGAGCATCCAGGTGACTGTCACCCCCTGGGACACGCGACTGGCGCCGGTCGTGTACCTGCGCGACTCCGGGAGCTGCGCGAGTCCGAGCACCGCGACGGAGCTGGCGTGCGGTGCCACCGTGGCGGACACCTCGGGGCCGGCGGAGCTCTTCTATCCAGAGCTTCCTCCAGGCGAGTACTTCCTCTGGGTGGATGGCGGCGCCTACAGGAGTTCAGGCGGGCCCGCCTCCTTCGGACGCTTCGGACTGCGGGTGGAGCTGCACGAGCCCGTTCTTCCTCCGGCGAACGAGACGTGTGAGACCGCGCAGCCGCTCGTCTTCGAGCACGGGGTCGCCCGCGTCACGGGAGATACGCGCAACGCGTCCAATGACCATCACGCGACCTGCGGCTCGAGCGGTCCGCTGCGGGGGCGGGATGCCGCCTACGTGTACACACTGAGCGAGACGCAGGACGTCTTCATCGAGTTGACGGCCACCCAGCCGTACCCGGATTGGACGCCGGTGCTCTACACGGGGGCGCTCCGCTCCTGCGTCCAGAGCCCGACGGGCGTCACGTGTGACGCCAACCGGCAGGCCTACAGGCGCTTCCGCAGGCAGGCCGCGGGGACCTATGTCATCTGGGTCGATGGGCTGACGGACGCCGATGCCGGCTCCTTCGAGCTGAAGGTCACCACCCACACACCGTCGCGCAACGACACGTGCGCTACGGCGAAGGCGCTGGTCTTCAATGCCGCGGGAGACGCGTTCGAGCGAGGGGACACGACGTATGCCTCCGACAGCGGTCCGACCGCGGGTGAGCCGTCGTGCGGCACGTTTGGCCTGTCCGGCAACGACCTCGTCTACACCGTGACGGTGCCGCCCGGCCTGCCGCAGCAGCTCTCGTTCGTGGTCGAGCCGACCATCGACAGCTACCTCATTCCGTACATCTATTTGAGGAGCGTCTGTTCGACCACGCGACTGTCGGATCAACTCACCTGCGCCACGACTCCGGCCCTTGCCTATCAGCAGAGTGTCGGGACGGCGGTCGCCCGGCTCGAGCCAGGGACCTACTTCCTGTATGTCGACAGCCGTGGCTACGAGGGGGCCTTCAACCTGTACGTGCACATGGGCGCTCCCAATGACACGTGCGGAACGGCCCGGCCCGTCGAGCTCGCGTCCGATGCCATGCCGGGCGTGGCTGCTTCCAACATCGGGATGACGAACGACTATGGTCCTGGGAGCGCGAACCCCTACGGCGGAACGTGCGCGAACACCGGCAGCGCCACCGTGGACTCCGTGTATGCCTTCACGGCGCCTGCCACCGGGACGTACCACGTGGAAGGCGGCGGGGTGCGGCTCCTGGGCGAGACTTGCGCTCCCTCCGTTTGCTCGGAGAGCCCCATCTTCGAGGCCACGGAAGGCCAGACGTATTACTTCGTTCTCGACCATGGGACGGGAAGCACCACCACAGGTGCCGCCAAGGTTCGGGTTCGCGAGTACCCGTGGTGGTGA
- a CDS encoding RICIN domain-containing protein produces MRENRSSVKGKGWAALALLLLPLTAAAGPGPNYRWDESRNRPGPNRCHDASQCDGARTCSPAGWCQGEARPTPPPPPPPGRGHGGRDREPGRGEPHSQRSTLIRSKLAGLVIDIQGANRAPGARLIAHRAKSHREGNENQLWELVPTRGGYLIRSRLNGLVLDVEGASTNPGTGVVTWEAHGQPNQVWQLVPGRARGTYYIQSQLNGMVLDIEGAQTNGSGRLIIYPMKRNADAANQLWQLDI; encoded by the coding sequence GTGCGTGAAAACCGGTCGTCCGTGAAGGGCAAGGGCTGGGCGGCGCTCGCGCTGCTGCTCCTGCCGCTGACGGCTGCCGCGGGGCCAGGACCCAACTACCGCTGGGACGAGTCACGCAACCGCCCCGGGCCCAACCGTTGTCACGACGCCTCGCAGTGCGATGGGGCACGCACCTGCAGCCCCGCCGGCTGGTGCCAGGGAGAAGCCCGCCCCACTCCGCCCCCGCCCCCGCCTCCGGGCCGAGGCCACGGCGGACGGGACCGGGAGCCGGGCCGGGGTGAGCCGCACTCCCAGCGCAGCACCCTCATCCGGAGCAAGCTCGCGGGCCTCGTGATCGACATTCAGGGCGCCAACCGCGCACCCGGCGCGAGGCTCATCGCGCACCGGGCCAAGTCCCACCGCGAAGGCAATGAGAACCAACTGTGGGAGCTGGTGCCCACGCGGGGCGGCTACCTCATCCGCAGCAGGCTCAACGGGCTCGTGCTCGACGTGGAAGGCGCATCCACGAACCCTGGAACCGGCGTCGTTACCTGGGAGGCCCACGGCCAGCCCAATCAGGTGTGGCAGCTCGTGCCCGGCCGTGCCCGCGGCACCTACTACATCCAGAGCCAGTTGAACGGCATGGTGCTCGACATCGAGGGCGCCCAGACGAACGGCTCGGGCCGGCTCATCATCTACCCCATGAAGCGCAACGCGGATGCGGCCAACCAGCTCTGGCAGCTCGACATCTGA
- a CDS encoding BBE domain-containing protein, with product MGHGASPVPRGVYSGYADRRLEGWQRAYYGENLSRLQQVKQKYDPGNVFQHAQSLGTS from the coding sequence GTGGGACACGGTGCGTCCCCCGTCCCGCGCGGGGTGTACTCCGGCTACGCCGACCGCCGCCTGGAGGGCTGGCAACGCGCGTACTACGGAGAGAATCTCTCACGGCTCCAGCAGGTGAAGCAGAAGTACGATCCGGGCAACGTCTTCCAACATGCGCAGTCGCTCGGGACGTCGTGA
- the gspG gene encoding type II secretion system major pseudopilin GspG, protein MKPTPKLNSRRRHVRGMTLIEIMVVITILGLIAAAVGVSVMSNLEEAKQKTAALDIKTLETGLKLHYMKAGSFPESQAGLEVLLQARSVERLPKDPWNRDYVYINEGGSPVILSYGADGVPGGEGGDADISSQVQSPSASAARRPARLR, encoded by the coding sequence ATGAAGCCAACCCCGAAGCTGAATTCGCGGCGCCGTCACGTTCGCGGCATGACCCTGATTGAAATCATGGTCGTCATCACCATTCTCGGGCTCATTGCCGCGGCGGTGGGCGTCTCCGTGATGTCGAACCTGGAGGAGGCGAAGCAGAAGACCGCCGCTCTGGACATCAAGACCTTGGAGACGGGCCTCAAGCTCCACTACATGAAGGCAGGCAGCTTCCCTGAGTCCCAGGCCGGCTTGGAGGTACTGCTGCAGGCTCGCTCAGTGGAGCGCTTGCCCAAGGACCCGTGGAACCGCGACTACGTGTACATCAATGAAGGCGGCAGTCCTGTCATCCTGTCGTACGGCGCGGACGGGGTACCAGGTGGCGAAGGCGGCGACGCGGACATCTCTTCCCAGGTGCAGTCGCCCTCGGCGAGCGCGGCCCGGCGTCCCGCGCGACTCCGGTAG